From a single Miscanthus floridulus cultivar M001 chromosome 8, ASM1932011v1, whole genome shotgun sequence genomic region:
- the LOC136473634 gene encoding E3 ubiquitin-protein ligase PUB23-like has product MDVSSSSAAEVPHYFLCPISLEVMRDPVTLATGITYDRASIERWLFTDGHATCPVTRRALAPAEMDATPNHTLRRLIQAWCAAHQVERFPTPRPPLDSCRVAALLDEGRHGGDSQAAAALREIKAVVAESERNRRCVEATPGAVDVLASLVAKHSSTSKDSSSKRASSQQDAAADFVLDSPTFTSSPAEYALGVLYSLKPSERSLAQIMERDGDFLDTLASVLRRPSYRSRAYGILLLKSMAAVMKPAQLMTVSADLVQEVVRVVSDRVSSKAVRAALHVLCRLCPWGRNRVKAVEAGAVAALVELLLDEGGRRVSELAVVAIDHLCGCAEGRSELVAHPAGLAVVSKKVMRVSAAATESAVRALHAVAKHSPTPSVLQEMLAVGVVAKLLLVLQVNAGDRAGLRAKEMLKTHGRVWKDSPCLQTYLRDSYPC; this is encoded by the coding sequence ATGGACGTCTCGTCGTCCTCGGCGGCGGAGGTCCCCCACTACTTCCTCTGCCCGATCTCGCTGGAGGTCATGCGCGACCCGGTCACGCTCGCCACCGGCATCACCTACGACCGCGCCAGCATCGAGCGCTGGCTCTTCACCGACGGCCACGCCACCTGCCCCGTCACGCGCCGCGCGCTGGCGCCCGCCGAGATGGACGCCACGCCCAACCACACGCTGCGCCGCCTCATCCAGGCCTGGTGCGCTGCGCACCAGGTCGAGCGCTTCcccacgccgcgcccgccgctcgaCTCCTGCCGCGTCGCCGCGCTCCTCGACGAGGGCCGCCACGGCGGGGACAGCCAGGCGGCCGCCGCGCTCAGGGAGATCAAGGCCGTCGTCGCCGAGAGCGAGCGCAACAGGCGCTGCGTCGAGGCCACGCCGGGCGCCGTCGACGTCCTCGCCTCACTTGTCGCCAAGCACTCCTCCACGTCTAAAGACTCTTCATCCAAGCGTGCCAGCAGCCAGCAAGACGCCGCCGCCGACTTCGTGCTGGATTCTCCGACCTTCACGAGCTCGCCCGCGGAGTACGCGCTCGGCGTTCTCTACTCGCTCAAGCCGTCTGAGCGGAGCCTTGCCCAGATCATGGAACGGGACGGAGACTTCCTCGACACGCTAGCGTCCGTCCTGCGCCGCCCGAGCTACCGGTCGCGCGCCTACGGCATCCTTCTCCTCAAGTCGATGGCAGCAGTCATGAAGCCGGCGCAGCTCATGACGGTGAGCGCCGACCTGGTGCAGGAGGTGGTGCGCGTGGTCTCGGACCGGGTGTCCTCCAAGGCTGTCCGGGCGGCGCTGCACGTGCTGTGCCGCCTCTGCCCCTGGGGCCGGAACCGCGTCAAGGCCGTCGAGGCCGGCGCCGTGGCCGCGCTGGTCGAGCTGCTCCTCGACGAGGGCGGCCGCCGCGTCTCCGAGCTAGCCGTCGTGGCCATCGACCACCTCTGCGGCTGCGCGGAGGGACGGTCGGAGCTGGTCGCGCACCCGGCGGGACTGGCCGTCGTGTCCAAGAAGGTCATGCGGGTGTCCGCAGCCGCCACCGAGAGCGCCGTGCGCGCGCTCCACGCCGTGGCCAAGCACTCGCCGACGCCCTCGGTGCTGCAGGAGATGCTCGCCGTCGGTGTGGTGGCAAAACTGCTGCTCGTGCTGCAGGTCAATGCCGGCGACAGGGCCGGCCTCAGGGCAAAGGAGATGCTAAAGACACACGGTAGGGTTTGGAAGGACTCGCCATGCCTCCAAACATACCTGAGGGATTCTTACCCTTGCTGA